In one window of Desulfuribacillus alkaliarsenatis DNA:
- the gloA gene encoding lactoylglutathione lyase: MSYKMLHTCIRVKDLEKSLAFYQGALGLVETRRIDYPEYKFTLVYLSDESKAYELELTYNYNQEESYEIGNGFSHTAVETNDLEASHKKHQDMGYQATKLMGLPGTEPSYYFVTDPDGYRVEVIRASKKN, translated from the coding sequence ATGAGCTACAAAATGCTTCATACATGTATTCGTGTAAAAGACTTAGAAAAATCTCTAGCGTTTTACCAAGGGGCATTAGGGCTAGTTGAAACCCGTAGAATTGATTACCCAGAATATAAGTTTACACTTGTATACCTAAGTGATGAATCAAAGGCATATGAATTAGAATTAACCTACAACTACAATCAAGAAGAGTCGTATGAAATTGGTAATGGTTTTAGTCACACGGCTGTTGAAACTAATGATTTAGAAGCATCTCACAAAAAACATCAGGATATGGGATACCAGGCAACTAAGCTTATGGGTCTACCAGGGACAGAGCCGAGCTACTATTTTGTAACCGACCCTGATGGTTATCGTGTTGAAGTCATTAGGGCATCGAAAAAAAACTAG
- a CDS encoding ATP-binding protein: MGDYDYKGFGILRKAWIVVMVWSIIVAVSLLWNLWHAKSNAYEIAENTLRMSSTKDLTFRYWATNHGGVYVPVTGDTPASPYLSHIHERDITTESGRELTLVNPAYMMRQVHELITDTYGIRGRLVSRQPVNPINLADEWEFEALAAMEAGMDDVTAVINTEGQSTMRYLKPFYVDEGCLLCHEHQGYQVGDLRGGISAQTSLEPYLAMYRVNRNNIVIGHVFVLVIGIIGVLLTASRLEKATKVVVKAERYKTIVEHTNDAIFMHDFNGVILDLNDKGSSVLGYSRKELIGEHLSKLVKKEIEETRHERTEKIINLGSLIFEGIVIHKNGKEIPVEISAKMVSNQGNGIIQSYVRDISKRKKVEQELLEANKKLQAAMMESCKLAEAAEKANRAKSEFLANMSHEIRTPMNAVLGMTELLEEYATDKEQQKYIDILKKNGDNLLKIINSILDLSKIESGKMELNVGETVICDVIKEVGATFKPLAAKKGLNIDIELSRCTLNECTVLADEEKIRQVLVNFISNAIKFTEQGDILLKFKIIDKTLRFSVQDSGIGISEEKLEDIFHAFNRGDVSTKQTYGGTGLGLTISKKLVEIMGGQIWVESVKGAGSTFYFEIPYVQSEQTNGLNGQDQAKKHNKLNNFNGATEATEAREVTEEAKLRVAPEGDSYCKRMLLVEDHEDNRALIMAYLKKERVLIDVAVNGQEAVEKYIAVTSDSHEKPYDAILMDMQMPIKDGYEATKEIRALERTQGAAPVKIIALTAYALAEDKQKSLEAGCDEHVTKPIKKQVLIDLIKKI, encoded by the coding sequence ATGGGTGACTATGATTACAAAGGGTTTGGAATTCTTCGCAAGGCGTGGATTGTTGTCATGGTTTGGTCAATTATAGTTGCTGTTAGTCTGTTATGGAATTTATGGCATGCCAAGTCGAATGCTTATGAGATAGCAGAGAACACCCTGCGTATGAGTAGCACAAAAGATTTAACCTTTAGATACTGGGCTACGAATCATGGAGGAGTGTATGTGCCTGTAACAGGGGATACACCGGCTAGTCCTTACTTAAGTCATATCCATGAGCGAGACATAACAACCGAATCTGGTAGAGAACTCACCCTTGTAAATCCAGCATATATGATGCGCCAAGTTCATGAGCTTATCACTGATACCTATGGTATAAGAGGGCGCCTGGTTAGTCGCCAACCAGTTAATCCAATTAACTTAGCAGACGAATGGGAATTCGAGGCGCTAGCTGCAATGGAAGCTGGAATGGATGATGTTACTGCTGTAATAAACACAGAAGGTCAATCAACTATGCGCTATTTAAAGCCCTTTTATGTAGATGAGGGCTGTTTGTTGTGTCATGAGCACCAAGGGTATCAGGTGGGTGATTTGCGTGGTGGAATAAGTGCACAAACTTCATTAGAACCATACTTAGCTATGTATAGAGTAAACCGAAACAATATAGTAATAGGGCATGTGTTCGTGTTGGTTATAGGGATTATAGGAGTATTATTGACTGCAAGCCGCTTAGAAAAAGCGACAAAAGTAGTTGTTAAAGCAGAAAGATATAAGACAATCGTTGAACACACAAACGATGCAATCTTTATGCATGATTTTAACGGAGTTATACTTGATTTAAACGACAAAGGAAGTAGCGTTCTTGGATATAGTCGAAAAGAGTTGATTGGAGAGCATCTATCTAAACTAGTAAAGAAAGAAATAGAGGAGACTAGACATGAAAGAACAGAGAAAATCATAAATCTAGGAAGTCTAATTTTTGAGGGTATAGTAATCCACAAGAATGGCAAAGAAATTCCTGTGGAAATTAGTGCTAAGATGGTATCTAATCAAGGGAATGGTATTATACAAAGCTATGTTAGAGATATTAGTAAAAGGAAGAAGGTAGAGCAAGAATTGCTAGAAGCTAATAAAAAGCTTCAAGCGGCAATGATGGAATCTTGTAAACTAGCAGAAGCGGCTGAGAAGGCGAACCGAGCAAAAAGCGAGTTTCTAGCAAATATGAGTCATGAAATACGCACACCAATGAATGCAGTGCTTGGAATGACCGAATTGCTAGAAGAATATGCTACAGATAAAGAACAGCAAAAGTATATTGATATCCTCAAGAAAAATGGCGATAATCTTTTGAAAATAATAAACTCTATATTGGATTTATCAAAGATTGAATCTGGAAAGATGGAATTAAATGTTGGAGAAACAGTGATTTGTGATGTGATTAAGGAAGTTGGGGCAACCTTTAAGCCGTTAGCTGCGAAGAAAGGACTTAACATTGATATAGAGCTTTCAAGATGTACACTTAATGAGTGTACGGTATTAGCAGACGAAGAAAAAATCCGACAGGTGTTAGTTAATTTTATTAGTAATGCCATTAAATTTACTGAGCAAGGAGATATACTCCTGAAGTTCAAGATTATCGATAAAACACTTAGATTTTCTGTACAAGATTCAGGGATAGGGATATCTGAAGAAAAATTAGAGGATATATTCCATGCATTTAATCGAGGTGATGTATCGACAAAACAAACATATGGTGGCACAGGGCTAGGGTTAACTATCTCCAAAAAACTAGTGGAAATAATGGGTGGTCAAATCTGGGTCGAAAGTGTGAAAGGTGCAGGCAGCACGTTTTACTTTGAAATACCATATGTACAAAGCGAGCAAACAAATGGATTAAATGGACAAGATCAAGCAAAAAAACATAACAAATTAAACAATTTTAATGGAGCAACAGAGGCAACAGAAGCAAGAGAAGTAACAGAAGAAGCAAAATTGAGGGTAGCACCTGAAGGTGATAGTTATTGTAAAAGGATGCTCTTAGTAGAGGACCATGAAGATAATCGAGCTTTGATTATGGCATACCTTAAGAAGGAACGGGTATTAATAGATGTAGCTGTAAATGGACAGGAAGCAGTTGAAAAATATATAGCAGTTACCAGCGATTCACATGAAAAACCATATGATGCAATACTAATGGATATGCAGATGCCAATTAAGGATGGCTATGAGGCAACTAAAGAGATAAGAGCATTGGAGAGGACACAGGGTGCAGCACCAGTTAAAATTATTGCACTTACAGCATATGCACTTGCAGAGGATAAGCAGAAAAGCTTAGAGGCTGGTTGTGATGAACATGTAACAAAGCCTATTAAAAAGCAAGTGTTAATAGATTTAATAAAAAAGATATAA
- a CDS encoding [Fe-Fe] hydrogenase large subunit C-terminal domain-containing protein codes for MSNEIRGNDRLSDLGRRHLDCLFDPDKNPPALRLAECLCPDEKRENCDKVCFFDSMSRDEKGNVVIHEECCTGCPDCIESCKSSKLKDKKEILPVFELVHNSDAPVYAMIAPAFISQFSEEMTPGKLRSAFKKLGFAGMIEVALFADILTLKEALEFDRYIKDDRDFMLTSCCCPMWIAMIRRIHGQLVPHMPPSVSPMVACGRSIKKLYPEAKTVFIGPCLAKKAEAKEPDVRDAVDYVLTFQEMQEIFDAVEVDPLKLEEDLKDHSSMAGRIYARTGGVSEAVQRTLDRLRPNRKIPLVAQQANGVKECKELLNDLINGNIKANFIEGMGCVGGCVGGPKSILDKEVSTKNVNNYGNDAQFLTPVDNPYVIELLQRLGFDTIDSLLEHETIFTRDFNPNNK; via the coding sequence GTGTCAAATGAAATTCGTGGTAACGATCGACTTTCCGATTTAGGTCGTCGACATCTAGACTGTTTGTTTGATCCAGATAAAAACCCACCAGCTTTAAGGCTAGCAGAGTGTCTGTGCCCTGATGAGAAAAGAGAAAATTGTGATAAAGTATGCTTTTTCGATTCCATGTCAAGGGATGAAAAAGGAAACGTAGTAATTCATGAAGAATGCTGTACGGGCTGTCCAGATTGCATTGAGTCATGTAAAAGTAGCAAGCTTAAAGATAAAAAAGAAATTTTACCTGTTTTTGAGCTAGTACATAATTCAGACGCCCCTGTATATGCTATGATTGCCCCTGCTTTCATTAGTCAATTTAGTGAAGAAATGACCCCTGGTAAATTAAGAAGTGCTTTTAAAAAGCTCGGTTTTGCTGGCATGATTGAAGTTGCACTGTTTGCCGATATCTTAACTCTTAAAGAAGCATTAGAGTTTGACCGCTACATAAAAGATGACAGGGATTTCATGCTTACTAGCTGCTGCTGTCCTATGTGGATAGCAATGATTCGTAGAATACACGGACAGCTAGTCCCCCATATGCCGCCTTCTGTATCACCAATGGTAGCTTGTGGTCGTTCCATTAAGAAGCTGTACCCAGAGGCTAAGACTGTCTTTATCGGCCCTTGTCTAGCAAAAAAAGCTGAAGCTAAGGAGCCAGATGTACGTGATGCAGTCGATTACGTACTAACCTTCCAGGAAATGCAGGAAATCTTTGATGCTGTGGAGGTTGACCCATTAAAGCTAGAAGAGGATTTGAAAGACCATTCATCTATGGCAGGGAGAATATATGCCCGCACTGGTGGCGTCAGTGAAGCTGTACAAAGGACACTTGATCGTCTACGGCCAAACAGGAAAATTCCTCTAGTAGCACAGCAAGCTAATGGTGTGAAAGAATGTAAGGAATTATTAAACGATTTAATAAACGGTAACATCAAGGCCAATTTCATCGAGGGAATGGGCTGTGTCGGCGGCTGTGTTGGTGGTCCTAAGTCAATCCTAGATAAGGAAGTTAGCACTAAGAACGTTAATAATTATGGTAATGATGCGCAATTCCTTACACCTGTTGATAACCCTTATGTAATTGAGCTATTGCAGCGCTTAGGTTTTGACACAATCGACAGTTTATTAGAGCATGAAACTATTTTCACCAGAGATTTCAACCCGAACAATAAGTGA
- a CDS encoding efflux RND transporter permease subunit, translating into MLKTMIERPIVVFLVAAMVSIAGIISAILLPIQILPKLEAPFVNVSVILEHETDLDQVERDIVIPLETAIINANGVNEVEVNASTRSVYMTVHLKDGAKEAEVDAIIEDLNRQLASINIDTRRKEAKQYTTEDNVFMAIAIVPKDINDISVREELKNTVLPELAMVSQVRGIDDTLDLYDPNYEFTLKQDRPISLNTSIQLFDELRSTFDSSLLGSLSYGGEQYRVKSQSSVYAIDELAQYRLSNGEMVTDRFTIEEKLNADNSYLMVDGHPYYEVNITIASTASEVKVAKEVRQKLEQLHADKSSDWSYYYIWDSSLFIGQAISELAKNILLGSLLASIILLTIFRSIKTMIVIGISIPICILTTFVFMNIFGFSINIISLLGLGIGVGLIVDACIVVLENIFRKLEAGVNRREAVYTGVKEVQGPVTSSIVTTIAVFVPIGFLEGMIGSMMKQMALTISISLVTSLLVAFTMIPIFSMYLVKPNSEKQQKHTLMEFYGKVLARVLRHRWKTMGVFTIVLGILLFQLVASVPKGYIPDVMERALFVRYFIDENTDFEVNKRLLDNTAEKIKEVEGVQSVIYWAHKGSRAGTFYIHYDDVEDMTRSEAAVDKDVEMIINNNIPYSSITIGAGQADASGQILLSIKGSSMGVISRELPAIEQQLQLFDGVTGIEVSRAQAGEEWIVDFSRENLAYYGLSRQEIERQLAVVLNGMTNIDINLQGENVKADILFPETTRAMSDALGNLQITDNRHITLNDIANVYKEPAENSRVRRDGLPYTSITVYFDSEDREKVYTQMQNYINDGYNGSLLLSTAGREQDQQEAFEKLLIAMAVSLATVFLVLTIQFNRLRQPFLIVASLPFTMIGVSLGFIITGRIFDAMAMIGVIMLVGIVVNNAIVLIDFINKHRDQYEQLNEAIVAGAKIRFRPILTTTLTTVAGLIPMFIGGTNTSEFQTPVATAVIFGLLCSVFVSLIILPVIYSIFENRSFMKHKQQQNQMQTTEVVVEQT; encoded by the coding sequence ATGCTGAAAACTATGATTGAGCGCCCTATTGTTGTCTTTTTAGTAGCGGCTATGGTGAGTATAGCGGGTATAATATCAGCTATATTACTACCTATTCAGATACTACCAAAGCTAGAAGCTCCCTTCGTTAACGTTAGTGTGATTCTAGAGCATGAAACGGACCTTGATCAGGTAGAGCGCGATATAGTCATTCCTTTAGAGACTGCAATTATAAATGCTAACGGAGTCAACGAGGTAGAGGTTAATGCTTCAACAAGAAGTGTCTATATGACTGTGCATTTAAAGGACGGTGCGAAGGAAGCAGAAGTAGATGCTATTATCGAAGACTTAAATAGACAATTAGCTAGTATAAATATTGATACTCGCAGAAAAGAGGCAAAGCAATATACAACAGAAGATAACGTATTTATGGCGATTGCCATTGTCCCAAAGGATATAAATGATATAAGTGTTCGTGAGGAACTAAAAAATACCGTGCTACCAGAATTGGCGATGGTATCACAGGTTAGAGGTATTGACGATACATTAGATTTATATGATCCGAACTATGAATTCACCCTTAAGCAGGATCGACCAATAAGTTTAAACACAAGTATTCAATTATTCGATGAATTACGCTCCACATTTGACTCATCGCTGCTAGGCTCCCTTAGTTATGGCGGTGAACAATACAGAGTCAAATCGCAGTCGAGTGTATACGCAATAGATGAGCTAGCGCAATATCGCCTATCTAACGGGGAAATGGTAACGGACAGATTTACAATTGAAGAGAAACTCAACGCTGACAACAGCTATTTAATGGTTGATGGTCATCCGTACTACGAGGTTAATATTACAATAGCGTCAACTGCCAGTGAGGTAAAGGTTGCCAAGGAAGTACGTCAAAAGCTAGAGCAGCTTCATGCCGATAAATCTTCTGATTGGTCGTACTATTATATTTGGGATTCGTCGCTATTTATAGGTCAAGCAATCTCAGAGCTTGCCAAAAACATATTATTGGGGTCGTTATTAGCTTCTATTATCTTACTCACTATCTTTAGAAGCATTAAAACAATGATTGTCATTGGTATCAGCATCCCTATTTGCATATTAACAACCTTTGTTTTTATGAATATATTTGGTTTTAGTATTAACATAATTTCCTTGCTTGGTCTAGGAATTGGTGTAGGTTTAATAGTAGATGCCTGTATAGTTGTACTAGAAAATATATTTAGGAAATTGGAGGCTGGTGTTAATCGACGAGAAGCTGTCTATACAGGGGTAAAGGAAGTTCAAGGGCCAGTCACTTCGTCGATAGTTACAACCATTGCTGTGTTCGTGCCTATTGGATTTCTTGAAGGTATGATAGGTAGCATGATGAAGCAAATGGCATTAACAATTTCAATTTCACTGGTAACATCACTGTTAGTAGCATTTACGATGATACCAATCTTTTCAATGTATTTAGTGAAGCCTAATAGTGAAAAACAACAGAAACATACGTTGATGGAGTTCTATGGAAAAGTTCTTGCAAGAGTGCTTAGACATCGCTGGAAGACGATGGGCGTATTTACAATAGTCTTAGGAATATTATTATTCCAACTAGTGGCAAGTGTGCCTAAAGGCTATATTCCTGACGTAATGGAGCGAGCTTTGTTTGTTAGATACTTCATTGATGAGAACACAGATTTTGAAGTGAATAAGCGGCTATTAGATAACACAGCGGAAAAAATCAAAGAAGTTGAAGGCGTACAAAGTGTCATTTACTGGGCGCACAAAGGTAGTCGCGCTGGCACATTCTATATCCACTATGATGACGTTGAAGATATGACAAGGTCAGAGGCGGCTGTTGATAAAGATGTTGAAATGATTATTAACAATAACATACCATACTCATCTATTACTATTGGTGCTGGTCAGGCCGACGCATCAGGTCAAATTCTTTTATCTATAAAGGGATCTTCTATGGGGGTTATTAGCAGGGAGCTTCCAGCGATTGAACAGCAGCTACAGCTGTTTGATGGTGTAACTGGTATAGAAGTAAGTAGAGCTCAAGCAGGTGAAGAATGGATTGTTGATTTTTCTAGAGAAAATCTAGCCTACTATGGACTATCTAGGCAAGAGATAGAAAGACAGCTAGCAGTAGTATTAAATGGTATGACAAACATAGATATCAATTTGCAGGGAGAGAATGTTAAGGCGGATATTCTCTTCCCAGAGACGACAAGGGCGATGTCGGATGCATTAGGAAATCTGCAGATTACGGATAATCGACATATAACCCTAAATGATATAGCTAACGTATACAAAGAGCCAGCGGAAAATTCTCGCGTCCGCAGAGATGGGCTGCCGTACACTAGCATCACTGTATATTTTGACTCTGAAGACAGGGAAAAGGTCTATACACAAATGCAAAACTACATAAATGACGGATACAATGGGAGCTTGTTACTATCTACAGCAGGTAGGGAGCAAGACCAGCAAGAAGCCTTTGAAAAATTATTAATCGCAATGGCTGTTTCGTTAGCGACGGTGTTTCTGGTATTGACAATTCAATTTAATCGTTTGCGTCAACCGTTCCTGATTGTTGCTTCGTTGCCATTTACAATGATAGGGGTGTCCCTAGGCTTTATTATCACGGGAAGGATCTTTGATGCTATGGCGATGATTGGGGTCATTATGTTGGTAGGAATCGTAGTTAATAACGCAATTGTGTTAATCGATTTTATTAATAAGCATCGTGACCAGTATGAGCAGCTTAATGAGGCTATTGTAGCGGGGGCAAAAATACGCTTTAGACCAATACTAACTACGACCCTAACAACGGTTGCTGGATTAATTCCGATGTTTATTGGGGGTACTAATACATCAGAGTTTCAAACTCCAGTTGCAACGGCAGTAATTTTTGGGCTATTATGCTCAGTGTTTGTCAGTTTGATAATACTTCCGGTTATTTACTCTATTTTTGAAAACAGGTCGTTTATGAAGCACAAGCAGCAGCAAAATCAAATGCAAACCACAGAGGTAGTTGTTGAGCAGACATAA
- a CDS encoding YaiI/YqxD family protein, whose amino-acid sequence MKIIVDADACPKKVLQICFRVAKEYELDVWTIASINHHIESDHHITVDSGSQEADLKVINVTEKGDIVITQDWGLASIVLSKSAVCLSPSGREYSPEKIDFMMEERELKARHRRAGGRTKGPKKRKTEDDKLFEHSLRRVINIAAAGHEAGK is encoded by the coding sequence ATGAAGATAATAGTTGACGCGGACGCATGTCCTAAAAAAGTTTTACAGATATGCTTTAGGGTAGCTAAGGAGTACGAGCTCGATGTTTGGACAATTGCAAGTATAAACCATCATATAGAATCGGACCATCATATAACGGTGGATAGTGGTTCTCAGGAAGCAGATCTAAAAGTTATTAATGTAACCGAGAAAGGTGATATCGTAATTACCCAAGATTGGGGTCTGGCGTCGATTGTGCTTAGTAAGTCGGCAGTATGCTTAAGTCCAAGCGGTAGAGAATATTCACCAGAGAAAATAGATTTTATGATGGAGGAACGGGAATTAAAAGCTCGGCATCGTAGAGCAGGAGGAAGAACTAAAGGGCCGAAAAAAAGAAAAACAGAGGATGACAAGCTATTTGAACATAGCTTGCGAAGAGTAATTAATATAGCGGCAGCGGGCCATGAAGCAGGAAAGTAA
- a CDS encoding SpoIIE family protein phosphatase, translating into MSNNEQLFNIYKTIAQQTNDHYLVCQSNGQIVFINQTMEQYLGVPSEDILGTAFTDIITINDQARITNHISNINAIPATTETFFFRNIDGINIPLSGQLFHKDGLIYFYGNENRQSHLDLQQKYKIEMKKASKIYQRSLPKNLPETDDIAFAAYYQPAEVLGGDFYNVFQVDNGMLNDFFEQYVVLLCDVSGHGLDSAMISLFAKETINQYFEHKHSEGQFLSPKEIVNDFIIEYLKEQYPEDYFICVFLGIFDIKNEEFVYCSAGYQNPPLMACQDGTLVELETGGLPISGALPKEIMNYPEYSVPLKNDTTFLISTDGMPEQMTSGEYYEERMKKLFLANTHRHPKDIVQILSKDFISFSPTTKITDDVTFIVGKIK; encoded by the coding sequence ATGTCCAATAATGAACAACTATTTAATATATATAAAACTATTGCACAGCAAACAAATGACCATTATTTAGTATGCCAATCAAACGGCCAAATTGTTTTTATTAACCAAACTATGGAGCAATATTTAGGAGTCCCAAGTGAAGATATCCTGGGAACAGCTTTTACTGACATAATAACCATTAATGATCAGGCCCGCATTACTAACCATATAAGTAATATAAACGCTATCCCAGCAACAACAGAGACATTTTTCTTTCGAAATATTGATGGTATTAACATACCTCTATCAGGTCAGCTCTTTCATAAGGATGGATTGATTTACTTTTATGGAAATGAAAATCGCCAATCTCACCTAGATTTACAACAAAAATATAAAATTGAAATGAAAAAAGCCTCAAAAATATATCAACGCTCATTACCTAAAAACTTACCCGAAACTGATGATATCGCTTTTGCTGCCTATTATCAGCCTGCAGAAGTATTAGGCGGGGATTTCTACAATGTCTTTCAAGTAGATAATGGGATGCTAAATGACTTTTTCGAACAATATGTTGTGCTATTGTGTGATGTGTCTGGACACGGTTTAGATAGCGCAATGATATCATTGTTTGCTAAAGAGACTATTAATCAATACTTTGAACACAAGCACAGTGAGGGACAGTTTTTATCTCCTAAGGAAATCGTCAATGACTTTATAATTGAGTATCTAAAAGAGCAATACCCCGAAGACTATTTTATATGTGTATTCCTAGGAATTTTCGATATAAAAAACGAGGAGTTTGTTTATTGTAGTGCTGGCTATCAAAACCCGCCTTTAATGGCCTGCCAAGACGGTACACTAGTTGAATTAGAAACTGGTGGGCTACCAATTTCAGGAGCTCTTCCGAAAGAAATTATGAACTACCCCGAGTACAGTGTTCCTCTTAAAAATGACACGACATTTCTAATTAGCACAGATGGAATGCCTGAACAGATGACGTCAGGCGAGTACTATGAGGAACGAATGAAAAAACTGTTTCTTGCGAATACTCATAGACATCCTAAAGATATTGTACAGATTTTGTCTAAGGACTTTATAAGCTTTTCTCCTACTACTAAAATTACTGACGACGTTACATTTATTGTGGGAAAAATTAAATAA
- a CDS encoding efflux RND transporter periplasmic adaptor subunit — protein sequence MDWFYKDGKKFKVFLLIILSAILLFGCGSESASTQNENEQLEEIKRVKTTHVEERVLGEPITIRADIHPFESVQAVAEMSGRIVSLSHKVGDALSKGQPVISLDAQDIDLQVKRADVNIERLELQLQKAITDQNLAISTLQGQINTLKNQLDVANKDLERRQELYNHRAIPLVELEAAENQVERLKLEMDILEEQLLVAQKTDAIDLLHIQIKETEITYEEANRQLQRTIIESPISGIISELPVQSGETVSAGQPVFTVEQHNSLLVKAVITEKDLPIVYENRQLTLMVPVLNKEVEAKVSYISPSASANQNGFLVEFIIDNQDRMVKPGMNAQLLLSDELAGATLIVPVGAILQDNGDKYVFVIEGNTAKKQIIVTGREMRDVVEVIDGLAIGDQIVNVGQNLLNDGDTVQVVE from the coding sequence ATGGATTGGTTTTATAAAGATGGCAAGAAGTTTAAGGTGTTTTTATTAATAATCTTGTCAGCGATTTTATTATTTGGATGCGGAAGCGAAAGTGCATCTACGCAAAATGAGAATGAACAGTTAGAAGAAATTAAAAGAGTTAAAACTACACATGTTGAAGAGAGAGTTTTAGGAGAGCCGATTACGATTAGGGCAGATATACACCCGTTCGAAAGTGTTCAAGCCGTAGCAGAGATGTCTGGAAGAATCGTAAGTCTCTCCCACAAGGTCGGTGATGCATTAAGTAAGGGTCAGCCAGTAATATCTTTAGACGCCCAAGACATAGACCTACAGGTTAAGCGTGCCGATGTTAATATAGAAAGGCTAGAATTGCAGCTGCAGAAAGCAATAACTGACCAAAACCTTGCAATTAGCACACTACAAGGACAAATAAATACACTTAAAAACCAGTTAGATGTAGCTAATAAAGACTTAGAACGCAGACAGGAGCTATATAACCACCGAGCTATACCATTGGTAGAGCTGGAGGCAGCAGAAAACCAAGTTGAACGACTAAAGCTAGAAATGGATATTCTTGAAGAACAATTACTAGTAGCACAAAAGACAGATGCAATAGACTTACTACATATTCAGATTAAAGAAACAGAAATTACATATGAAGAAGCAAACCGCCAACTGCAACGAACAATTATAGAATCACCGATTTCTGGTATTATCAGTGAATTACCTGTTCAATCTGGTGAAACAGTGAGTGCTGGGCAGCCCGTGTTTACAGTAGAGCAACATAATAGTTTATTAGTAAAAGCTGTAATTACGGAGAAGGACTTACCGATTGTTTATGAGAATAGACAGCTCACATTAATGGTACCAGTGCTTAATAAGGAAGTGGAAGCGAAAGTGAGCTACATATCACCTTCGGCTTCAGCTAATCAAAATGGATTTTTAGTAGAGTTTATAATAGATAATCAAGATAGAATGGTTAAGCCTGGAATGAATGCACAGCTACTATTAAGTGATGAACTCGCGGGTGCGACATTAATTGTTCCTGTAGGAGCTATACTTCAGGATAACGGCGATAAATATGTGTTCGTAATTGAAGGAAATACAGCTAAGAAACAAATTATCGTCACAGGTCGCGAGATGAGAGATGTTGTGGAAGTTATTGATGGCTTGGCTATAGGTGACCAGATAGTAAATGTAGGGCAAAACCTCTTAAACGATGGGGATACTGTCCAGGTAGTAGAATAG
- a CDS encoding ferritin family protein: MKDILDGIQLAIEDEVNAQKHYQELADKAEDPLLKKFFEQLVKDEQSHEKVLRSRYEALSRLKR, encoded by the coding sequence ATGAAGGATATTTTAGATGGAATACAGCTAGCGATAGAAGATGAAGTTAATGCTCAAAAGCATTACCAGGAGCTTGCTGATAAGGCAGAAGATCCATTATTAAAGAAATTTTTTGAGCAGCTTGTAAAAGACGAGCAAAGTCATGAAAAAGTATTGCGGTCGCGTTACGAAGCCCTATCAAGACTAAAAAGATAA